The stretch of DNA AAAATACTTGCCCCTCAACCCAAAAGTGTGGTGAGGTTTAGTCGACAAATAGAAACTTTGGGTAGGGTAGGAGCCAACGTGCTCACAGTATATGTAAACCCCCGGATAGCAGCAGAGCTGTATTATGACAATAATTTGTATCAGGTGAATTTCAATGTGCTTAAAGATAATGCCAACCCTATACTGGAGGTCTCGTTTGATGGGAGGCAAATTATGGATGGTGAAATCGTATCGCCCAGCCCAGTCATTAATATTCGTTTGAGGGACGAAAATTCATTCAAAGTGCTGACTGACACTAGTAACTTAAATGTTTTATTGAGAAAATGTGAAACTTGTGATTTTGAAACAATCGTATTCAGCGATCCTAACGTGAAATGGACAAGTGGCCCTAGCTTGACTGAAGTAGAGTTTCATCCTAAAAACCTGGCAAATGGTCAATATGCCCTAAAGGTGCAAGGGCGTGATGCTTCGGATAATAAAGCTGGGGTAAACCCTTATACTATTAATTTTGAGGTAGTGAACGAGTCTACTGTAACCCATGTGTTTCCTTATCCTAATCCCTTTTCTACCAAAACTCAATTTGTTTTTACGCTTACCGGGGGAGCAATACCTGATGAGATGAAAATTCAGATAATGACCGTTACCGGAAAAGTTGTGCGGGAGATTACCAAGGAAGAACTTGGCCCAATAGTGATAGGGAATAATCGGTCTCAGTATGCCTGGGATGGCAGGGATGAGTACGGCGACTTGCTTGCCAATGGGTTGTACCTTTATCGTGTGGTAATGAAGATAAACGGACAACCAATAGAACAGCGAAAAACCAGTGCTGACAAGGCATTTAAAAATGGCTTTGGTAAACTATACATCTTACGATAGTGGTATTTAGTATAATCTTTGAGAAGAGAAATCTCTTTTAATGATTGAGACTTTATTATAACGCTTAATAAGCAAGTGCAAAGTTTCAATTGTTATTAATTAAGTAGTCAGAGTTGTGAATGTTCAAATGGTGATGGGGTGATACATAGCAAAAAATGTGACCAAACAACCATTGAATGATGCAGCAATGGTGAATACTTATTCTGTTACTTACTTAAATTAATCGTAGTTTATTACCTAATAGAAAGCCATTATGTCATATAAAAGCCAAGTTGAAGAAATGATTCAAGAGTATGTTGAGTCGGTTGGTTTGACCAAAAAAGACACTTATAATGCTGAGACTGATTCGTGGAATTGGAAGAGAGGATCAGCATCTATAGAAGTATTTATTGCAGATGGAAAAAACAATAGAGAGTACCTGTGTATTTACTCTCCTTTGATGAAGATTCCAGCAAAAGAAGAATTTAGCTTTTACCGCCATTTGTTAGAACTCAATTACTCAAAATTGGGTTTAAAATTAGCTATCCGCTCTAGTAGTGAATTTGTATACGCGGTGTCAGAACGAGATATTAATGGAATGGATTACAACGAGTTGAGTGTGTGTATCAAAGACCTAGAGTGGTGGGCAGACAAGTTAGATGATGAGTTACAAGAACTTTTCCCTCATTGATAGTTTATTCATATAAGA from Microscilla marina ATCC 23134 encodes:
- a CDS encoding YbjN domain-containing protein — translated: MSYKSQVEEMIQEYVESVGLTKKDTYNAETDSWNWKRGSASIEVFIADGKNNREYLCIYSPLMKIPAKEEFSFYRHLLELNYSKLGLKLAIRSSSEFVYAVSERDINGMDYNELSVCIKDLEWWADKLDDELQELFPH